The window ATTTACATCTACTTGTATGTACACGGGGGAGGGAggttttcctcctcccctccgAAGCGCAGTCCGGACACATCGCGTATAAAAAGGGTCGTAGAAATGATTGCGGGGCGCTGGGGCCCGGGGGGGTCGGCGGGAGCCCCCGGCCGCCCCTTCCCTCCCGATGTCGCGGTTGTTGGTTTCACCTttggaggaagggggaagggggagagaagcCGCACGGCGACGGGTCCCCGAAGCGCCCTGCGGGGTGCagcgggaaggggccggggggtgaggaggaggaggaggaggagagggaggaagaggcgTCGTGTTTATAGGTGCGGGGTGTAGAAAGCCGGCGCGCCGTAAGTCTGCGAGCCCAGGACGAAGGGCGAGAgcacggcggggctggggaggaaGGGCAGCTGTGCAGCGCAGACCAGCCCGCCGGCCGGGTGTCCGGCGTAGCCGCCGGGCCCGTGCATGGACAGCGGGTTGCCCATGGGGGGCGAGTGGCTgagggggctgagcccccccgccagcgccccgccgcccagcccgccgcccgccccgccgccgccgccccccccgccggtgGGCGCGCTGGTGTCGGCCCCCGGGTTCTGCTTCTTCCACTTGGTGCGGCGGTTCTGGAACCAGATCTTCACCTGCGTCTCGGTGAGGCTGAGCGAGAGCGCCAGGTTGAGGCGCTCGCAGACCGACAGGTACCGCGTGGACTTGAACTTGTTCTCCAGCGCCACCAGCTGCTCGTAGGTGAAAGCTGTCCGCGCCCGCCGGGGCTTCCCCGACTTGGAGTCCGAGCCCGTCCGCTTCCTCTTCGGCTTGGCCTGCTGCTGGCCGGGCTGCGCCCCGACGGGGGCCGCCGGCGGCTgctgggggggcggcggcggcggcggggggggcggcggcggcggcgcggggggggacGCGCCGCCCGCTTCGCCCGCCTCGGCGTGGAGGGGGCCCGGGTCGGGCTCGCCGGGCGCGGCCGAGCTggtgctgccgccgctgctgctgctctcctcgCTGCACAGCTCCTCGTCGTCGGGCGGCTCGCTGTCGGGGCTGCGGCTCGGCCGGCTGCTGTAGTCGAGGTCGCACTCCTCGGCCTTGTAGAGGTCGCCGTCCTCTGCGGACAACCGACAGCCGCCGTTAGGACCAactccccgccgccggccccggccccgctcccctcccgtgcggcctccccgcggcggggggaaACCGGCCCCGCCGGTGGGGCGGATCTACGGGcccggcagccccgccgccgtTGGGACGGGGGTGctcggggagcggggccgccccgcccggctgcCCCGGGGGCCCTCCGCCCGCGGTGGGGATGCGGCTAGTCCGTATGTCCGCCCCCACCTCCCGACTGCGCGCCCGGCCGCTCATTCGGGGACGGCTGGGGAGGGACAAGGCGAGGCGTTGCCCAGAACGGCCGGGATGgggcccggagccgccgccgagGGCGTCCCGGGGGTGCGGCCCTGGGGCCGGGAACGGGCCGTCCAGCCCGGGGAGGCTCTGCCAGCGCTGTCCTCTCTCACTCCCTAGAGCCGGCAGCGGGACGTGGCCAGGGCAGGGGtacaacaccccccccccttccttcccaccgCCGCCCAGCAAACGCTCAGGGGCCGGGAAGGCCTTTGGGAAGGCGAAAGGGGGGTCCCCGGGGTCCCCCGGCAGAAGCCCCCGTGCTCCCCGCCCGGGCCGAGCCAGCCCCGGTCTGGCAGCGGGCAGCGAAGGTGTCACATCGCTTTTAACAATTTTAGTGGCGGAAATCTCCGCGTCGACTGGAGATTTGCTGGGTTTTGCTCTGGCATTTTTAACCCTTTCTCCCCCTGGTTTGACCTCTTGTCACTTCCCGAGATGGAAGTATTAAAGTGGAGTAAATACATGTATTGATTAGCAGAGCAGATACAAACTTAATTAAACTCATTTTGTGTAATGTACAAACTAGTTAACGGTCATTTAATTTATTTGGGTTTATATTACGCTCCAATTAACGGGTCTCCATCGGAGAACAGGGTAATTATCCGATATTTAAGGCTATTGGACTTCTGCTGACGGTTCTGTCGTTATGAAGCCTGGAAGCAAATCGCATTTTCCGGGGCGGCGGCTCCTCCTGACCCCGGCCGGGGCTCGGACTCCTCTGGGGGAGCCGGGGGGCAAAGCCTCGGGCAGATCGGGGGGCAGAGGCCCAGAGATCCCACCCTTTTTAGTTCTCGGGCACTCCTAAACTTCCCTCCACTCGCACCCGCAACGGGGGTGCAGCTCTGGGAACCCCCTAATCAAGGGCTCCTTTAACTCGGTTAACGGAGATATGCAAATAGAATGTGAATCGCTGATCTGTCGCCCTTACCCCGGGCGTACTTTCCTTGTTTTTAATCCTCAAAAAACCTGAATGCGCTGTTGCACCCCAAACTTTGCCCATATCCTAACGCCGGACACCCTAAAATCCGTAAATAAAATTGGAGGGGTGGGTggttttaaaaagtgtgttttgTCCAACGACCTGATTTCGGCTGACGTCGGGTATGGCTGGCTCGGTAGGAGAAAAAGGGGCAGAGAAGTTTATTGTAAACCTCTTCGCCAGGAAAACATCCCTTAATAGCTCGGGGTTCATTAATAGACTTTTCCAGCGCTCTGTTCAAATCGGCTCTAGAAAAAGTGAGTGATCTCCTCCGTACGTCCATGTGAACCGAGTTTTATCTTCCCCAACCCGACACGGTGCAGGCGGACAAGCATCCTGCAACCTGTAGAACCTGTTATAAATTGCAGTCcgtaatttttattattattatttttttttttcaacagcaatTTATAGATTGTGTAGATCCGCCTGCGGGGCAGCTCTGGGGACCGAGCGCAACGCCAGCGCACATCGCGCTCACACTGACCCATCAGGGACCCTGCAGTGGGTATGTTAgagttcatttttttccagtaaacTCTAGGAAATCCCAGCCGCAGCTCcactatctatctatctatctgggtttgtttgttgtgtttttttggtttttttttttttttttttttaaccagaaaaatgCAGCGCGAATACAATTAGCGAAGGAGATTGACGCTGGACTCGcgattttgtttctgaaaggtGTTCAATGTTAATTTAATACGGAGTTTTAACCCTTCTATTTAACGTTAAATGAGTTTTACGAGCGGTGTGTGACAAGCGCTGTTTTCACTCTTTTTGCCAGAAAGCCTTTGCGTTTTCTGGGTGTTGGTACTTTTCCGGCCAGAGCTACTTTCCGGAACACTTCTCCGAAATTAAACCGCTGCTTGAGCTAATATTAATTAAAAGGGGAAATAGATGAATTATATTTCGTGGTTTTCGAGCAGTCCCAGATCTATTCGTGACTGTTGCCATAATATTAAGGCGGTGGGAGCGAAGGGCTAAATGTGCCAAGTGTCCGGGAAACTTGTCAGCAGGCGAAGCCACTGCTTCGTTGATGCctccaaatatatttatttttggagAAGTGATAGAGTTGCATTTCTCTCCTTGTCTGGAGATAAAAGTGTGAGATTAGCGATAGGCTGACCTCGTCAGTCTTTCTGATCGCCCAAATCTGTTTAGTATGACAAAAGTCAGACGAGTTGAGACGAATAATTACTCCAGCTACGCACTGctattaaaaatctcttttgaatTCTATTAATGCCCCgttcttgcttttgctttagaGATTAAAAATGCATCTGTTGTAAAAGGCTCGGGCTGGAGCAGATTCCAGACCTCTTTCGCTGACGAATTTTAATTGAAAGTGTCACGCTATGGCGGGGTTAGAAAGCTCCGAGTCCTCCTCTCCCGGCCCAgagacagagaaattatttttccctatCCGAGAAGTTTATCCCCCGCCGCTCGCCgccccttctctcccctctcAGGACACAGAATAGCTATAGATATTTTTCACAACGCCCGTCTTTTCCCGGAAACCCTCGGCTATCCCCAGAGACGCGGTGTTTAGAGGTGAGAAAGTTGGGATATTTGGacccagaaagaaaaagcaatctaGAGCTTGGGTCGAATGCAATTCCCGATCAATAGCGAGCCCTAATAAGTGTAATAGGTTTTAATCGAGTAATTATCCGAATTTTGACCCTATAATTTAGATGTTAGGGAAGAGTTTGCAAGGTGCTTGAAAGAGATATGCACAATTCGATAATAGGATATCGATCCAGGCAGTCCTACATGCCACTCTGGGGCGATTTCCCCCATTATCCAGCCTCTTTACGCTGCTAAGCACATTTTACCTTAAATGTAATCGAAGGAATTTAATTGTTTTTCCAGAGATAACCAGCATTTTGTCACAATTAGTCTGATTTGTCCTAAAAAAGccaaggggagagagaaaattgAATCTGTCGCCCAGAGCAAGGGGCGGCAGgctgcggggaggcgggggggaagggACGGGGACAGCGGGTCTGGGGACAAGATACATAAAAGTCATAAATGCCGGGGGGGAGCCAGGCGAGGTGGGGCtccgggggggtgcggggagaGGGTTTCGCACCCCCGGGGACAGAGCTCCGGCCCTCTGAAGCCTCAGCTCTAGGAGCCTCTTGCAAGTTTGCCCGAGCCAGAACTGACACCCGGGGCGGCCTCTTCTcgggaggaggaaggggatggcgggatcccgccccgccccgccgggccggcaCCCCCGGGACTGATCCTGCTGCCCCTGGGgtgcccccgccgagccccctgGGGCGAGCGCAGGGAGCGGAGCCCGGGCGGTGCCGAGCCCCGGGGCCAcgccgccagccccggggtgATGCGCCCGTCCCTCCGCCCTGCCGCCCCCGACCTGAGGCAGGTTTCCCCCCTCTTTGCATCCAGCGGCAGCAGCGCAGGGAGCGTTGGCACTGCCCCGAGAGCCGGCAGCCCCCAGCGCCCGAGGCTGCCGGGGGGTCGGGGGCGCAGGGAAAGCATGCAACCCCTTCCTcggggagctgggggcagccccccgTCCCGGGAGGTGCGTGTGTGTGGGGAGGCTCCGAGCCCCCAGACCTACTTACTGATCAGGTCTGCGGACTTCTTGCAGGCGTCGAAATCTTCGGCGAGAGCCTTTTGCTCGGCCAGCTCC of the Athene noctua chromosome 4, bAthNoc1.hap1.1, whole genome shotgun sequence genome contains:
- the NKX1-1 gene encoding NK1 transcription factor-related protein 1 — its product is MDSHGEPRVSPGGELPLYSCPGNRDRQGDNPSNTPGQEGAVAALPLVHRTTSFSVLDILDPNKFNSKRRQCAVLYKSVGTEFTLGAEDKPEDSGTELAEQKALAEDFDACKKSADLIKDGDLYKAEECDLDYSSRPSRSPDSEPPDDEELCSEESSSSGGSTSSAAPGEPDPGPLHAEAGEAGGASPPAPPPPPPPPPPPPPQQPPAAPVGAQPGQQQAKPKRKRTGSDSKSGKPRRARTAFTYEQLVALENKFKSTRYLSVCERLNLALSLSLTETQVKIWFQNRRTKWKKQNPGADTSAPTGGGGGGGGAGGGLGGGALAGGLSPLSHSPPMGNPLSMHGPGGYAGHPAGGLVCAAQLPFLPSPAVLSPFVLGSQTYGAPAFYTPHL